A single genomic interval of Daucus carota subsp. sativus chromosome 1, DH1 v3.0, whole genome shotgun sequence harbors:
- the LOC108213012 gene encoding probable F-box protein At4g22030: MASLQVLSLCSCKLSFSSPNNRRRAIMATNNVPKFRKTHLSLSNLANGGSMEELMLKNDFTSSNISLKEDISESEELVIGKLYAIKETVADRVEMHKNICEQRKNWNSLLLTSINTIILGAATMAGIAATINANGAPLIALKIASTLLYIGATGMVIIMNKIQPSQLAEEQRNATRLFRHIQKHVQTVIDIGSPTASEVEDTMNRVLALDKAYPLPLLGVMIDKFPSNVESAVWWPLRGQGNDHEEGGIEIDEGDEERFGNGWTQELENEMREIVGILRRNDEADYLRLGGIALKLNKVLAICGPSLTILGAIGSGFVGFGSFEESSWAVMLGVVGGALASVVNTMEHGGQVGMVVELYRSNAGFFREIEEEIEFNLRERDVRKRENGNLFEMKIALQLGRSIAELRNIADKGHDIKEFGSKLF, encoded by the coding sequence ATGGCAAGCCTTCAAGTCTTGAGCTTGTGTTCCTGTAAACTCTCCTTCTCCTCGCCTAACAACCGAAGGAGAGCGATCATGGCCACCAACAACGTCCCGAAATTCCGAAAAACTCATCTCTCCCTCTCGAACCTAGCCAATGGAGGCTCCATGGAGGAGCTCATGCTCAAAAACGATTTTACTAGCAGCAATATCTCGTTGAAAGAAGATATAAGCGAGTCTGAGGAGCTGGTGATCGGGAAATTATACGCGATAAAGGAGACGGTGGCGGATAGAGTGGAGATGCATAAGAATATTTGTGAGCAGAGGAAGAACTGGAACAGCTTGTTGTTAACATCAATTAATACAATCATTCTTGGAGCTGCGACAATGGCGGGAATTGCGGCTACGATTAATGCAAATGGGGCCCCTTTGATTGCGTTGAAGATTGCTTCTACTTTGTTGTATATTGGAGCTACTGGGATGGTGATTATTATGAACAAGATTCAGCCGTCTCAGCTTGCTGAAGAGCAGAGGAATGCTACGAGGTTGTTTAGGCATATTCAGAAGCATGTTCAGACAGTGATTGATATTGGATCACCAACGGCTAGTGAAGTTGAGGATACGATGAATAGGGTTTTGGCTCTTGACAAGGCTTATCCGCTTCCTTTGCTTGGGGTTATGATTGATAAGTTTCCTTCTAATGTTGAGTCTGCTGTGTGGTGGCCTTTGAGAGGACAGGGGAATGATCATGAAGAAGGGGGGATTGAGATTGATGAGGGTGATGAAGAGAGGTTTGGGAATGGATGGACTCAAGAGCTGGAGAATGAGATGAGGGAGATTGTGGGGATTCTGAGGAGGAATGATGAGGCTGACTACTTGAGGCTAGGTGGGATTGCTTTGAAGCTGAACAAAGTCTTGGCTATTTGTGGACCTTCTTTGACTATTTTGGGGGCCATTGGGAGTGGTTTTGTGGGGTTTGGTTCTTTTGAAGAGAGTTCATGGGCTGTGATGCTTGGAGTGGTGGGAGGTGCTCTTGCTAGTGTTGTCAACACAATGGAGCATGGTGGACAGGTTGGGATGGTGGTGGAGCTGTATCGCAGTAATGCCGGATTCTTCAGggagatagaggaggagatTGAGTTTAATTTGAGGGAGAGAGATGTGAGGAAAAGAGAGAATGGGAATTTGTTTGAAATGAAGATTGCATTGCAGCTGGGGAGGAGTATTGCAGAGCTGAGAAATATTGCTGATAAGGGGCATGACATTAAAGAGTTTGGCAGCAAgcttttttag
- the LOC108197042 gene encoding probable F-box protein At4g22030 — MAAIQSSSFLCSQRGITKAAINIPKVNLNSVALPKLKNARVFVQDVEVKRSHGYTRTITEKSAHACDPVVMEKLYAIMDAVADRVEMHKNICAQRANWNSLLLTSINTITLSAATMAGIAATSTIGCPVLALKVSSTLMYLAATGMLVIMNKIQPSQLAEEQRNATRLCKLLHNQIQTMIAIGNPTAHDVDEAMEKVLAIDKAFPLPLLGKMIEKFPSSVEPTVWWPKHKRGQAQGIQRSNGNGWSEKMEEEMREIVSVVNKNDKADYLRLGEKALKINKVMAVAGPLLTGLAAVGSAFVGSPSHGSWAAVLGVAAGALASVVNSLEHGGQVGMVVELYRSNAGFFKQMEEDIEFTLSETDVDRRENGELFEMKVALNLGRSLSELRDLATSSRRSKGDDFEEFGSKLF, encoded by the coding sequence ATGGCAGCCATTCAATCTTCAAGTTTCTTGTGTAGCCAGAGAGGAATTACAAAGGCTGCGATAAATATTCCGAAAGTAAATTTAAATTCGGTTGCTCTGCCGAAACTTAAGAATGCAAGAGTCTTTGTGCAAGACGTGGAGGTGAAGAGAAGCCATGGTTACACCAGAACCATCACTGAAAAATCTGCTCATGCTTGTGATCCAGTTGTGATGGAGAAACTTTACGCGATCATGGACGCTGTGGCGGATAGAGTTGAGATGCATAAGAACATTTGTGCCCAGAGAGCTAATTGGAATAGCCTTCTTTTAACATCTATCAATACGATTACTCTTTCTGCTGCCACAATGGCTGGCATTGCGGCGACTAGTACAATTGGTTGTCCTGTTTTGGCATTAAAAGTCTCCTCAACTTTGATGTACTTGGCAGCCACAGGCATGCTGGTGATCATGAACAAGATTCAGCCGTCTCAATTGGCTGAAGAGCAAAGAAACGCGACAAGATTGTGTAAGCTGCTTCATAACCAGATTCAGACCATGATTGCTATTGGGAATCCAACAGCTCATGATGTTGATGAAGCAATGGAGAAAGTGTTGGCCATTGATAAAGCCTTTCCACTTCCACTACTTGGTAAAATGATCGAGAAGTTTCCGTCTTCTGTGGAGCCAACCGTGTGGTGGCCTAAGCATAAAAGAGGCCAAGCTCAAGGGATTCAAAGAAGTAATGGGAATGGATGGAGTGAAAAAATGGAAGAGGAAATGAGAGAAATTGTTAGTGTGGTGAACAAGAATGATAAGGCTGATTACTTAAGGTTAGGAGAAAAGGCCTTAAAGATAAACAAGGTGATGGCAGTGGCTGGGCCTTTATTAACAGGTTTAGCTGCTGTTGGGAGTGCCTTTGTGGGGAGTCCTTCCCATGGCTCGTGGGCCGCGGTGCTTGGTGTTGCAGCCGGAGCTTTGGCTAGTGTGGTGAACTCATTGGAGCATGGTGGTCAAGTAGGGATGGTGGTGGAGTTGTACAGAAGTAATGCAGGATTCTTCAAGCAAATGGAGGAAGACATTGAGTTCACCTTGAGTGAAACAGATGTAGATAGAAGAGAAAATGGAGAGTTGTTTGAGATGAAGGTGGCTTTGAATCTTGGGAGAAGCCTTTCAGAATTAAGAGATCTTGCAACTAGTTCCAGGAGATCAAAAGGAGATGATTTTGAAGAGTTTGGAAGCAAGCTATTCTAA
- the LOC108224271 gene encoding protein VASCULATURE COMPLEXITY AND CONNECTIVITY-like: MATSQCKFPSSPAMPMGLTAAVALIIAQTLINITTGCLCCHSEQFRFNSRLIAAVFCSSMSWFTFSAAFLLFLIGAALNYKHGEESLYYGDYSCYVVKRGVFAIAAVLSLVTVALGILSYIKAERAKNMFDSWTPPAAPGQPGISMGQVQLPQQSGTAMGQAQIPQQRSQSAVDVYENTYSREQIV, translated from the exons ATGGCTACATCTCAATGTAAATTTCCGAGTAGTCCAGCTATGCCTATGGGATTGACAGCAGCGGTGGCGCTTATAATTGCTCAGACTCTAATCAATATTACAACTGGATGTCTGTGTTGCCACAGTGAACAATTTCGGTTTAACTCTAGACTGATAGCGGCTGTATTTTGTTCTTCAATGTCGTG GTTCACATTTTCAGCCGCTTTCCTTTTGTTTCTAATTGGCGCAGCACTCAATTATAAACATGGTGAAGAGTCCTTATACTATGGAGACTATTCTTGCTATGTTGTAAAGAGAGGAGTATTCGCGATAGCTGCCGTATTGTCCCTTGTAACTGTTGCTCTTGGAATCCTTTCATATATAAAGGCGGAAAGAGCAAAGAACATGTTTGATAGTTGGACTCCACCTGCTGCCCCTGGACAACCTGGCATTTCCATGGGACAAGTCCAGCTTCCTCAACAATCTGGCACTGCCATGGGACAAGCTCAGATTCCTCAACAGAGGTCACAGAGTGCGGTAGATGTTTATGAGAACACCTATTCGAGGGAACAAATAGTTTGA
- the LOC108211775 gene encoding uncharacterized protein LOC108211775, protein MIYLLFSLILAEMGLIIMFVFKTPLRKLVIMGLDRVKMGQGPIVVKTVGATIFIVMLSSVSNVVSIQKRRIQDGEYVNPTDQVLSARSLLEASLMGFSLFLALMIDRLHYYIRELRIRRKGMEVIKKQNRVFEDVKAGEERKALEDEAVMLREKFKKLQSELEAKTKEAKNAESNAIAMRKQSEGFLLEYDRLLEDNQNLRNQLQSADRRLSHSGIKKVM, encoded by the exons ATGATTTACTTACTCTTCTCCCTGATACTAGCTGAAATGGGTCTGATCATAATGTTCGTCTTCAAAACCCCATTGAGAAAGCTGGTGATAATGGGTTTGGATCGGGTCAAAATGGGTCAGGGTCCGATTGTGGTGAAAACAGTTGGAGCCACTATATTCATAGTAATGTTGTCAAGTGTTAGTAATGTTGTGAGTATACAAAAGCGGAGGATTCAAGATGGTGAATATGTTAATCCAACGGATCAGGTTCTTTCTGCTAGAAGCCTTCTTGAAGCCTCTCTCATGG GTTTCTCCCTATTCCTTGCTTTGATGATCGACAGATTGCATTACTATATCAGGGAGCTCCGTATTCGAAGAAAGGGCATGGaagttataaaaaaacaaaatcgaGTATTTGAGGATGTTAAAGCTGGAGAGGAAAGGAAAGCCTTGGAAGATGAGGCTGTCATGCTTAGGGAAAAGTTCAAGAAACTGCAATCAGAACTGGAGGCCAAGACCAAAGAAGCTAAAAATGCAGAATCCAATGCTATTGCCATGAGAAAGCAGTCCGAGGGATTTCTTCTTGAGTACGATCGTTTACTTGAGGACAACCAGAACCTTAGAAACCAATTGCAATCAGCGGACCGGAGACTGTCTCATTCTGGTATCAAGAAGGTCATGTAA
- the LOC108224262 gene encoding protein VASCULATURE COMPLEXITY AND CONNECTIVITY, whose protein sequence is MGWGKVSGVYHVDQNLFVNPFTWTYMVLYCKYIFGLSQATQINDMATSGCKFPSSPAMPMGLTAAVALIIAQTLINITTGCLCCNNEQFQFNSRLIAAVLCSSMSWFTFSAAVLLFLIGAALNYKHGEESIYYGDYSCYVVKRGVFAIAAVLSLVTVVLGILSYIKAERAKNILDSWTPLASPGQPGISMGQVQLPQQSGTAFGQAQLSQQRSQSAVDVYENTYLREQIV, encoded by the exons ATGGGATGGGGAAAGGTTTCTGGTGTCTATCATGTTGACCAAAATCTATTTGTAAATCCTTTCACCTGGACATATATGGTTCTTTACTGTAAGTACATATTTGGGCTCTCTCAA GCAACTCAGATAAATGACATGGCTACATCTGGCTGCAAATTTCCCAGTAGTCCAGCTATGCCTATGGGATTGACAGCAGCGGTGGCGCTTATAATTGCTCAGACTCTGATCAATATTACAACTGGATGTCTGTGTTGCAACAATGAACAATTTCAGTTTAACTCTAGACTGATAGCGGCTGTATTGTGTTCTTCAATGTCGTG GTTCACATTTTCAGCCGCTGTCCTTTTGTTTCTAATTGGCGCAGCACTCAATTATAAACATGGTGAAGAGTCCATATACTATGGAGACTATTCTTGCTATGTTGTAAAGAGAGGAGTATTCGCTATAGCTGCCGTATTGTCCCTTGTAACTGTTGTTCTTGGAATCCTTTCATACATAAAGGCGGAAAGAGCAAAGAACATTTTGGATAGTTGGACTCCACTTGCTTCCCCTGGACAACCTGGCATTTCCATGGGACAAGTCCAGCTTCCTCAACAATCTGGCACTGCCTTTGGACAAGCTCAGCTTTCTCAACAGAGGTCACAGAGTGCGGTAGATGTTTATGAGAACACTTATTTGAGGGAACAAATAGTTTGA
- the LOC108224252 gene encoding S-type anion channel SLAH1-like, giving the protein MAADHTDSAKDVHVNINPANRNEQEKTVMKPLHAFHAGYFRICLSLGGQALLWKILSDKDVSDPLPHLSAELHSALYLFLWYIALCTLIVLSVLYTLRCIYYFHLVKAEFLHFVGVNYMFTPWTSWLLLLQSVPILQPKDSTYQGLFLFFVIPLLVLDVKIYGQWFTTEKRFLSVVANPTSQISVIGNLVAARTAAQMGWKESATCIFTLGMTHYLVVFITLYQRLSGGDHLPVSLRPVYFLFVAAPSMASLAWSSISGTFDTPCKMLFFLSLFLFTSLACRPALFKKAMKKFNVAWWAYSFPLTFLAMASSAYAQEVKGVVTSGLVFILTVLSVFIFICLLLSTALNIHILLRGSDPILKFDSKGK; this is encoded by the exons ATGGCCGCGGATCATACTGATTCGGCGAAAGATGTTCATGTTAATATCAATCCGGCTAACAGAAACGAGCAAGAAAAGACTGTGATGAAGCCACTACATGCATTCCATGCGGGTTATTTCAGAATTTGCCTTTCTCTTGGTGGCCAGGCTTTGTTATGGAAGATCTTGAGTGACAAAGATGTATCTGATCCTCTCCCTCACTTATCTGCTGAATTGCATTCGGCACTTTACCTTTTTCTATGGTACATTGCACTCTGCACCTTGATTGTGCTCTCAGTCCTCTACACTCTGAGGTGCATTTATTATTTTCATCTGGTGAAAGCAGAATTCTTGCACTTTGTTGGCGTAAACTATATGTTCACCCCTTGGACTTCATGGCTTCTATTGCTTCAGTCAGTCCCGATTCTGCAACCAAAAGATTCAACTTATCAGGGCCTTTTTCTGTTCTTCGTCATTCCCCTGTTGGTTCTTGATGTGAAGATTTACGGTCAGTGGTTTACGACAGAGAAGAGGTTTCTCTCTGTGGTGGCGAATCCGACGAGTCAGATTTCGGTTATAGGGAATTTAGTGGCTGCTAGAACAGCAGCTCAGATGGGATGGAAAGAGAGTGCTACTTGTATATTTACGCTAGGGATGACGCATTACTTGGTAGTTTTTATTACTCTTTATCAACGTTTATCAGGTGGGGATCATCTTCCGGTTAGCCTCCGTCCAGTTTATTTCTTGTTCGTAGCTGCACCAAGTATGGCAAGCTTGGCCTGGAGTTCAATTTCTGGCACTTTTGATACTCCATGCAAGATGCTCTTTTTTCTCTCCCTTTTCCTCTTTACATCTTTG GCTTGTAGGCCAGCATTATTCAAGAAAGCAATGAAGAAGTTCAATGTGGCATGGTGGGCGTATTCGTTTCCCTTAACTTTCTTGGCCATGGCCTCATCAGCATACGCACAAGAAGTGAAAGGGGTGGTAACTTCAGGATTAGTGTTCATTCTCACTGTCCTTTCCGTCTTCATTTTCATCTGCTTGTTGCTTTCCACAGCACTCAATATTCACATCCTTTTGCGCGGTTCTGATCCAATTCTTAAATTTGATAGCAAGGGAAAGTAA